From the genome of Etheostoma cragini isolate CJK2018 chromosome 23, CSU_Ecrag_1.0, whole genome shotgun sequence:
TTGGAGGATGTGGACAAATAAGTGTCGTCAGGAGAGAAACAGCAGTGGTTGACTGGCTCAAAGTGGCCAAACATGGTGTTCTGAGAGGATGGCTTGTTGAGGTTCCACAGctgcagaaacagagagaaacacagtgagaaagatatatataaagatgtataatgtacaaacaaatacagaaacgcTGCAAGTAGCACAGATGCTTGCGTGTAgtatatttgcatgtgttttcttgaGTTGAAGTGCGTTGAGCCGTCatatatattttactcttttactgtaatgtatggaaaaaatacatacttggaaaaacaaagacacatcaCACAAAGGAGggaaggtaaaaagaaaaacaagcataagaaataatttaaacaatacacaagacagacaaacaacacactcacacaccttgACATTCAAGAACTTGTCGTTGGAGCAAGtggccagcagggggcgacgTGTCGTGTTGGTAAACTGACAGTGGTTGACCTGCTCTTCATGCTCCTCATCAAAGACCCTCACCAGCATGGATCGCTCCACGTTCCACACCTGCAGTAAGATACACAGTGTCATAAATGTTatgataaaatgacaaacaaaaactatGCATTTGGTGTGTATTTACCTTGCCTGCGTGTtgctgaaataaagttgatcaCAACGGGTGAGCTATCCGCTTACCTTGACTTTCCTGTCACTGGAGCAGGTTGCTAGTAGACGGTCATCAGGAGAGaaggcacagcagagcaccTCGTCGTCATGGGCCTGGATCTCTGTGAGCTTCTCACCTGAGGTGCTTTTAAACACCTGAGCGGATAGGTACGATGACAGCACCACCACAACAAGATGTATATTCAGTAAAAGTTTTGCGTCCCCCATTAGGAACACAAACTCTTTTTCTGTTAAAGCTgtattacaaaaaatgtttctgGAAGTCTATTAAACTGGATCCTTTATGAGTGAATTACAGCCAAATGATCATTGTGTTTGCTATCACTTCGGTACACATCTTAATTAATATGCAGTGAAGTGATCCCCCCCCCTATGAGGACATTTTATTGGGAATTTTGATGTACATGGCCAGGAAGACTAACAACTAACAATACTTAAAATGAATAACATAATAACATCTAGCAAAAAAAGTGAATCGCCCTACATATTTCCTAGTATTTGGTCTCCATGGAAACTATTTGCAGGCACagaaaaatgtctgtttaataCCTTTAGTGTCTTGCTGGCTCCACTGGAGGCGATCTTGGCTCCATCGTGGGAGAAGCAGGCGGAGTAGATGGAGCCCTGGTGCGGGTGGATCACCAGACGGGACAAATTCTCTACGCTGCTCTTATTCCtgtgcaaaaaatatatatcagtCCAACCTGAGATACGCAGCTTATGATCactatttttgtattgtatttctgTACAATTTACAATAAGGCTGAATACAAAGCTAATATGTAGGTTATTGTTCAGTTTACTAGAAATATTTTGTACAAAGTCAAATCCAAATAGAAGACCAACTAAAAGGCATTCATCTCCCTAAATCACTTTGAATAAGATAATCTTGTGCCATTGCATTACTCGATTTTAGAAGCATTGAATTGTCATGAATGTTTCACACAGTAAATGTGCAAGTTTCAATAAAAATGAGAGCTTTTGCATAAATTGCATTTGAagtgtgtgaaaaagaaaaaaaactgcatccAATTAGCTTTTATCTCAATATAGTCACAGAAATCCTCTACAAAGCACAGTTGGCcacaattaattttaaataGAACTGATCCATAGATGCAGAACAAGGCCAACCATTTGGTTTTATCTTCATTATTAGTACATTCACACATAAGAACACCACATTAAAAGATTTGCTTGCTTGCATACAGCCAGTCAAAGTAGAGTTTCCCCTTGCTGGCCCGGTCCTGTGCTTGCAGTAGAGCCTGTCTGTAGACCTCGGAGGTATGTGGCTGAGACAGAGCAAGCTGCACCACGTCAGGGAAAGGACGCTGTTCCAGCTGGTGGCCGTTTAACGAGAGAAACTCCTGGAAATGACTACGCACTTCACTGTTCTGGGGGGACAGAAAATAAGTCTGCTGCATGTTACACTGACAAGAAACTCTGCACAACTATACTTCACAAAGCAATACACAGGTATTGtaatctttaaataatttcttaaggttaacacattgttttgtgtattgATTAAGTTTGTCCCTGTGTCCATGTCACCCCAGTCTCACATTGCCCACATTTGCTTATCCTTTGTCATGCAAGTCATTTACTCAGTGTTATGTAAACTTTGTCTCAATAAAGTGTTACGTAAATTATGATGAAAATacttaatctaaaaaaaaaaaatctagcttGTGAATATTATCTGTTtctatttaaatgttgtttttacataaatgaCAGAGTGACTCAGTCTTCTCAGAAATTATAATACATGTCATCCATAAAGCACACTGTTCAGTTGTACCATTTTTGATTATACCTGTAACTTGTACAGATAACaaacatttattgaaaaatacTGATGAAACTACACATTGGACACAAGATTAAATTATTACTTTGGCATAACAATCCTAAATTATTGTTGCCAGTGCCTTTTTACTATGAACGTCCTGGTAAAAACAAGTGTGGGAGTTATGCATAATAGCTCATCGCTTCCCTACTCGTGTCTGGTAAAACCATTTGCCAATTATCAAATCTGCCCTCTTGCAATTATGAAAATTGGAAAGGGAACAGGGGAGAGCGAAAACAAGGTAGGGCAATAAacgtgtgtttttaaatgagatAATCTAAAACAACTTGGGAAAGATAATAGAGGGACACACATTTGATTAAATTCAAGGAGAGGACAAGGGCAAGAAAGATAGATGGACTTCTAAACCTACATTTTCCCTCAAGAGGGACTCATATCtgtaaaaagtttatttttcaataaaagggGAATGGGCATCACCCTCAACTGCtaggatttgtttttcttttgacaatgggaaaaatcacacacacaaagtcaccaaATTTGCTTAGTTTCATAAATAGTACAGTTATGTTGTCTGCTGACCTCTTTGTCCAAAATGGGTCCATACTCCACATAGTCATTGATGAGGTGAGCTGGGCCCATGATCTGGGCCTTGATGCTAACCCAGTCCAGAGAAAACATGAGAGAGTAAAGCTCCTAGACAGAGAGGGAGTCAGAGAGAGATGCTTTGGCAACACTGTTATTGAAACTTTTATGCAAATAAAgtgaaactgaattgaatttacATTGATAAGTACCTGTAGAAATAAAGGTAAAATGGTACTAAAGCTCTATACAGTTCTACAAAAACTTTACAACTCATTTGATTTTCAAGCTCGATTATAACTAGTTGTTCATTTAAGTGACAGAAATCTCGACAATGATGTTGGAATtcggaatgtgtgtgtgtgtgtgtgtgtgtgtgtgtgttacctgggaGAGGTTGGCTTTGGCCATGTGGTGGGTCAGGAATCTGATCCAGTAGAGACATTCCTCATCTCCTGAGGTGGGAGGACCATCTCTGTAGTGCTGGTGGTATTGATACACCACCTTATTGTGGAggctctgaaacacacacagacacacacacatatttcccCACTttacaaaaagattaaaatccAAAAGTTTGAGCTCTTTTAACCAAACTCACCTCGAGCTGGGTGCGATTCTGCTCCACCAAAAAGTCAAGCTGGAGGTCATGGAGGTAGTACAGGTAGGGTTTATTGTTACTGTCCACAAAAAGCAGAGACTTGTTGACAAACTCCTCGAGGAtgtcctccacctcctccgGCTCCAGGTCCCACAGAACAGACAGCACCTGGAAGAAGGAATAACATCGTAGTCTGTGTGTCCTTGTTAAAAGCAAGATTATCCTGATCATTTgtccaaatattaaataaccTCCAATTCATAGCTCTTGCTGTGTAGCCAAACCTTTGCAGGGACTTTGATGTCCTTCTCTATCACGCTAAGGTCCTTGTAGAGTTCTCGATGTTCGTCAGGTAGGACTTCAATGCTTGCATCCATGGCTTGGTCCAGGGCGTCGTAGTCGTAAGAGGATGACTTCCTTATACGCTTGAACTGCTTCTGCTGCAACTGGTTGAGGTAGTAACGCCAACGGTTTGGTTTCTCTTTGAGAAGAGCCCCAATCAAGGACACCACCAGAGGGGAACCTGAGATAGTGGcacagaaaagcagaacaatgtgtgtgttaaaaagcACAATAACTCAGAAAACCCAAGACGTGAATTTGCAAAAACTTACTAATTAAActtaataatatttttaaaagggtAATTTACATTACCAACATGAGCAAATGCAGAATtaaataaagtctttttttcttgtttagtCCTAGGACTATCATTAAGTCTGAAATCAAACAATACAAtcaaaaaactgctgctgtaacaagggaatttccccattgtgggatgaataaagtattatctaatctaaatgtatatatgccaaaatgtaaatgtaacaatatctgtaatttatattttgaaaaataaaaagatggaaTGCATGTATAAAAACGTTTCAGTTTACAGACCTTTGCATTCTTTGACTATGCTGCGAGCTTCCTCAGGAAGTCCCTGGACTTTAGCATTAGTGTACAGAGCAAGAATCTCAAGTCCCTTCTTTTCATCCAGACCACTCTCCACTTCCACCTCATATTTGGcccctacaaaataaaacagaaaagaatatatctttattgtcattgtttcaaaacaacaaaacacagtttagcaactttcaaaatgacaaacagaaatataaaatttaaatagcaaattttaataaaatcacAGTACATGTTTGAAGGCTGAACTGTCTTTTCCAGTGTAAATAAAATAGtcacaaaatgttttaagaaaatagGGTACATACCACTAACAGAGTCAGTGAGGCTTCTATTTCTGGTGGTCAAAAGTATCCGACAGTGGATATCAAACGCCTTCAGTACCGTGCTGTCCCAGATATCATCTAGAATCAGCAGGGATCTGAAGCCCAAACGGAAACAGACATTAATCAGAGACAAGAAAACTATGAAACATTCTTTACCACAACACCTATGGTGTCCTGTGTTATGGCAGATTACCAAACATAAGAGTTTTTTATAGAATGTATTTGCACCGCATGTAGACATAGttgaataaaaacaggaaagaaatgtATCTTCTAGTCTTCTTGCAGTTATTAGCACCTCAACAATACTTTTTCTATTAGAGTGCAAGTGTCCATCAGTAATTTATCATTTATAGTATATATCCAAAAACTTCTACTGGAACATTTCCAAGAACCACATTTACCGCCACCAAtaatatgtgtttgtttcaatAAATATATACCTAGCTTTTAAATCTGAATACTAACATCCATGTTTTTACCCTTTTCTCataatctttttatttgaagatatttaattgtttaaattttgcttttttactgctacaaatgtaaaaatgtttgctggctatttatttatttttgcccagtttgtttttcttttttaatttatcttcaTATTTTAAGTAATTATGTagatttgttttgcatttattgcCTACATTTTTCCTGTGGCTTTAATCTATGCTCAAAATAAACAAGCCCATTTGCCTTGTGTTGCTGTCAAATTTGAAGTCAATCCATCTGTTTATCCAAACTAGTGCTTTTTGGCCtggcaaactttgtagttttttcacacatgctgttgcaaaaactagtaacgtaacaaaaactacaacaccacactggaTCTAGCtggaccggaaacaaaacaacaggcccaccgcacacacttgtttgggcttgcgagccagccaaagagtagtaacgttacgttctGAGTGGATGGTGAGCgcgagacgccaaaatggatgccaataagattctgaatggaaagtttactttttaaacgtTGACAAATGGTTTCATTGACATCAGtgtgttccccccccccttttattgatggacagtgtcacactgtgtgagagattatttgctccaagtgagaatgttagtgtgaaattgaacactagtatatgccaatgttgttttcaataaaaaaaaaaacatatgcacaaagcaagccaatccacttttcccaTGTTGACAAGAgctttaaaatgagaaaataataataatgggatAAGAAATCAAGGGAAATTTAGAATAGATGAAATATCTGATTAATTGCgtgttaactatgacattattgCGATTAttcgcaattaaatatttttgtcgtttgacagcactaatccAAAAATATAGTAACCTTGGATATCTGCGCAGGGTGAGGTAGCGCAGGCGCTCCTTGGCCTCATCCAGAGAGTTGGGGGGCCGGTGGAGGGAGCGGGAATCCAGGTTCTGCTCAAGACGGAAACACAATGACTGAATCTTCACCATTAAGTCTGGCTTGTCCAGCTGGCCAATGGACAGCCAATGGATCCCTCCAGGAAAGCACTCTGCggataaaagaggaaaaaggaggagaaagacaTGTCAGAGAGGTAAGAGCTGAAAAGCTACTGAAAACTGACAATTACGCAAACATGTTTAAGATtgtaacattattaaaaatgaaaatatgtccAGGAttcaaattttactttttatagtttcaaaatgtctgccaaTAGTTAGTGTTAGTCAGTCAAAGATTATTCACCTTCAATGAGTTCATGGTGTCTGACAGCCTCAGCCGCCAGGACAGATTTGCCTGAGCCTGCCATGCCGAAGACAGTGACCCAGCCAGGCTCTTTCTGCAGCCGGAAGAGTTTCTCCCTGACGCGGTTCACAAACTCTGGCCGGTTCACAAACACCACGGGCCTCTGTGGTACGCCACCGTCACTGAGCACTGTCTGGACTGTTAGACAAAAAGGAGAAGCATTGAAAGACAAGACCTAAATCAAAAGCATTAGATTACTAAGGGCAGAAATATCCAATAAGTGCTAAGGTTTTCAACCTTCCAAGTgctaaaatgactttttaaagaaattaaactgAGCTTTCAAGACCTCATGATGTATTGAGCTACTGTATTAACCCAACGAAAATAGCGCATGCGACCGATCACTGCacattaattttaattaatttttaaggACTCCCAATCACTGACAGCACAACCTCCATTCTCTCCACACAAAGCTAGTTTTTCTCACCATAAGATGTGCAGCTATCAGAGGAGCTTTTATATGCACTGGGTAACGTCTGTGGTAGGGCATCATGTAGCAGATATGCCAAATCATGGTATGCCTCCTTGACCAGGGCATTGTAGAAGGAGCTGTAACCACGGTTGTCCTTCCTAAGCAGCAACTCCAGCAGGGCTACAGCCTGAGCCTTCCTGGTGGGCTTgagacggagacacacacacacatacacacatacacacaaacacacaaacacacacacacacgcgcgcacacgcacacgcacacacgcacacacgcacacaaaagttaggattttttatcaaaacataTGGGCCATGCTACTAGTTCACTTCCTACAGCTgctaatatttattattttaatgtgtccTTCAGCGTAGTttcactttgccagaccatccacacactgcggagcagaggagggtctggctagtccacatagcattgaGGGATAGGAAAGAAATGTGTTCTGGGTTATTTGCATTTCGTTACagcaatcacaattgtcatgggcggtgctaaagcCGCTGTAAAATAGTTGTGCGATAGAAAACTCTgatcggacagatagtctacatagctgtctcaatttaccctgcagagatctgagtaacagctaaccatagtcctcataaatccaccggagtttaaaattcaacgcaaagaaaatggaaggaaACTGACATGCAACCGGCGGAATTTTCTgtggcaccagagcaatcccggaagtggaacgtcgaggatatagactacccTCAGCATGACCAAAGAAACGTCTGCTCAattgtcattttgtaaaaaagagCCGGCTGATTGCTGAAAGACTCCAAGGGCAACAAGTGAAAAGGGAGGTGAGGAGTTTTGTCTTAACAACCTGGAAAAATTTAAACTGAGTGAATCAGGAGGATGGTGACTCACTGCATGgacactgacagagagagagaccaagaggaggaaaggggagCAAGATTGCATAAAATTGgattatttaaattacattggGCAATCACAAAACAATTTTACAGACGAATAAGTCTGGGACAAAAGCTGTATGTTGATCATATTTGGTGGCAAACGTGTGTCAGTTTTGAAAGAAATCAGGAACAAAAAGcagcaacacagaaaaaaacatgagaatgaATAATTTCCCCTTCACCTACCCAGCTTGAGCAGAGGCTCACCTGGTTTCTGATTTTCTCCTCCTCGTCCACAGTCAGCACCCCATCACTGATCATATGGTCCATCAGGTAGGAGGGCTTTATGTCCTCCTCCAGTCTGTGGCGAAAGCGCAGCAGACAGCTCCGTGCCCCTTCCTCCAAGGCCATCTCTGCACAACACGGCCACCATGCAGGGTCCTTATACACTGCAAATTAATGGAGGAGATAAATGGAAGTTTGATCAACGTCAGTGATATACACACAACATAATTGTTATATTTCATTCCAAACGCACTGTACAGTAATATATATCGATAACAGCCTCTGTACTCTTCTGGGAAAACTTTTGACGAGATTTTAGAAAGTGTCTACAAAGATTTTCTCCCATTCAGACACAACATACATTGCACCTGTCAGAGTAacaaataataatgattatgaaaataattgttagttgcagacCTACATGACAAACAGCCATTAATATTGTAATACCACAGTGTataaatactctgttacaagtaacaTTAACGCATTTAAAATGCTACTTAGGTAAAGTGCAAACGTACTATAtaagcatcaaaatatacttcaATACCAAAAGTCAATGCTCATTATGCAAGATGGCCCATTTCAGTATATTATAACGGAAATATGTAAGTAATGTATGTAAGTTAAGTaaaagttatatatatatgtttttacttGATTCACtttccattcaattttattttaatcacatagcgccaaatcacaacaacagttatctcattaggctttttataaaagagcaggtctagaccgtactctgggatgttgtttacagaaacccaacaattcccaccaagagcaagcactaggagACAGAGGccaggaaaaacttccttttaagagtcagaaacctcgagcagaaccatggctcagggtgggcggtcatctgcctcgaccggttcggggtgagagaaagagacagacacagagagagagagagcgagagagagaaagagagagagagagagagagagagagagagagagagagagaaaaaagaaagacagagagagagagagagaattgtagcagagggtgtcaaacagttcttgagtaaatgtacttagtaacTTAGTTTACACCACTGATTCTATTATGTGACGCAAATAGAAATACGAAAAGAGGAAGCGGAATATTCTAAAAGTGAAAATGCAATAGCTTATCAGCTGTCAGTCCTTCCCTTACCCATTACATTTAGCGCTTAAGCAGTCTCCATATTATTTAGTTCTAAAGTAACAAAGTTCAAGTTTAGAAAGCTTACCAACCTGGTTATCGGTTCATTTATTGTGAACAGCGTGTGACTTTAATATCGTCAAAAGTGAGCTACTTTTGAACAGCTGTGCAGTGTCACTCAATGTGAAAGTGAATGTAAATAGTGCTCGTCAGGGCTAAGGTTACCTTGGCTAATGCTGACATACTATCGCGATCTTTTTTCTTATCATTCACCTACGTTGGAGTGACAAGTCAGTACATGTCACGATAAGTTTACTCtgacctagctagctaacgttactgagaaattaaacaaagaaagtaGCTAACCACTGGTAGATAATGGTTTGTTACTTACgaatgtcttcttttctttgccCTTTGCCGAGGAAGGTATTTTTTAACTGTAACTCACGTTTGAAAAAACCTTATTAGTAAAAAAGGGGATTATTTCTCTGTTAACGTTGTACTACACGCCCAATTTTGAAAGCAGCTTcctaataaaaacaactgcCCCGGTGTGAAGCAGCCAATTGCGTGGCGAGATTTTAACCACGTGGATGATGAGGTCATGCATTCACGATTCTGTAACTGAGCAAACTAATGCTGCTTTCAAGGACTCCTTCTCTGCTCGGATATTGGTGGGTTCACTCATTAATGCGCCTTTTTTCGCAATACTTTGGACATTTACTAATCTGTTAGTTTAACCAAAAGTAGTTTTATACAGCCCATCTTCTCTTCTGAATTTGTAATACTGACTCAATGCTTTCCATGTGCTCAATTTTACATTATTTGGTAATAGAAAAGGTTTTCCAGTTTTGATTGTAACTCCTGAATTGCAAGATTTTCGGACTGCATATTAATGTAACATTACTGCCTAGTCACAAGAATATGGGATTATTTTTGTGCCTTAATTCCAAGCAACActaaacaaaaatcaatacctcaagcaaaaaaaaaaaagtcatctcAAATGTGAAACTCAGAACTcgtaaacaaaacatttgtgtagtcataaactatttttaatatattttatttgtttgatttctCCTTTTGTTTACAGTTGAGTTGTGTCTACAAGGGACAGGAAAAGACTGATAATTGAGAAAGAAGCAGAGGGAAGTGTTAACAAAAGGACATATTatcaaacaaaagaacaataGTTCACAACTTCACAAGTATAAGCAAccataaataatgtatattgcTTTGAATAAATTAGCTTGTGGTCCAACTTGCAAAGCACTAGTACTTTCTAAATAAACAGTTACCTttaattaatgtgtttgttattttatccCTAAGAATGTAAatcttaaatgtttttccagttattttgaTTATAACTTCCCTCAAACAGCAGCATGTAATCAGGGATGTCCAAGGCAAATACCCTGTTTTATTAAAATTCTTAATAGTGGATGTATTCCCTGTGAAGAAAACTTATCCATCTGCATTAATATTATGTATTATGgtttaatgtagttttttaatttatattttgttctaCACATGTAGTAATTGAATAGACTTTGCACTAGTGAAAGACAAGCATTAAGGTATtcaaaaaatgactaaaaataaatacattaagaTTGACAAATCTTTCTTCAAATAAATGATGTGTTCAGTAGTCTTTTGGAAGTTTTATTACAATGACAGTGATAGAGAAGAGAACGACTTCCAACATTTTCATGTAAACCTCCGTAAAATGCACCAGCTTTTTGTGCATCATTGGGCCCACTTTGAGTTCAGCACCTTTCATTTTTGCAAAGGTTCAAACAGCCAACACAGCAATACTGCAACTATAGTACCTCAAAATGTAACACAATTAACATAAAAA
Proteins encoded in this window:
- the apaf1 gene encoding apoptotic protease-activating factor 1 isoform X1; the encoded protein is MALEEGARSCLLRFRHRLEEDIKPSYLMDHMISDGVLTVDEEEKIRNQPTRKAQAVALLELLLRKDNRGYSSFYNALVKEAYHDLAYLLHDALPQTLPSAYKSSSDSCTSYVQTVLSDGGVPQRPVVFVNRPEFVNRVREKLFRLQKEPGWVTVFGMAGSGKSVLAAEAVRHHELIEECFPGGIHWLSIGQLDKPDLMVKIQSLCFRLEQNLDSRSLHRPPNSLDEAKERLRYLTLRRYPRSLLILDDIWDSTVLKAFDIHCRILLTTRNRSLTDSVSGAKYEVEVESGLDEKKGLEILALYTNAKVQGLPEEARSIVKECKGSPLVVSLIGALLKEKPNRWRYYLNQLQQKQFKRIRKSSSYDYDALDQAMDASIEVLPDEHRELYKDLSVIEKDIKVPAKVLSVLWDLEPEEVEDILEEFVNKSLLFVDSNNKPYLYYLHDLQLDFLVEQNRTQLESLHNKVVYQYHQHYRDGPPTSGDEECLYWIRFLTHHMAKANLSQELYSLMFSLDWVSIKAQIMGPAHLINDYVEYGPILDKENSEVRSHFQEFLSLNGHQLEQRPFPDVVQLALSQPHTSEVYRQALLQAQDRASKGKLYFDWLNKSSVENLSRLVIHPHQGSIYSACFSHDGAKIASSGASKTLKVFKSTSGEKLTEIQAHDDEVLCCAFSPDDRLLATCSSDRKVKVWNVERSMLVRVFDEEHEEQVNHCQFTNTTRRPLLATCSNDKFLNVKLWNLNKPSSQNTMFGHFEPVNHCCFSPDDTYLSTSSNDGTVKLFQMSSANEWKTINVSNMFAESDEEVLVKCSTWTADGKHIICAARNAALVFDVETSDMLLEIRTNRLSTVQYCHACSTSNLLAIAFSNYAVELWDLETNKKMADCSGHLSWVQRVQFSPDGSQLLSCSDDQTVRLWETNKVHTSSAVCLKRDSDVLFYNEEIIVSAADNCNRLQVRDGRTGSTLFQSEEKSSRIRCTCMCRQPSAVALGQEDGTVQAAGLTARKVLRTLGSRIQRLLTSFRELILAVGLCTGSVQVLEVPSGKLLATLLGHTKTVLHCRFSHNGQTLITSSEDTTIRVWRWQSGECKVLQGHREQVRCFSLLSTLPVDTRLLSWSFDGTVKMWDIESGEKLQDIQAHREAILSCHVSPDGCLFATTSADKTVKLWQCESWQYVHTLNGHQDCVRSCRFSWDSRWLATGDDNGEIRLWSVKDCSLLRICSRDGKDGMDSLHGGWVTDLHFSPDNSLLVSTGGYIKWWDVEKGEALQTFFPTGTALKRIHVSADFSTFVTIDSIGILYILKRVV
- the apaf1 gene encoding apoptotic protease-activating factor 1 isoform X2; its protein translation is MALEEGARSCLLRFRHRLEEDIKPSYLMDHMISDGVLTVDEEEKIRNQPTRKAQAVALLELLLRKDNRGYSSFYNALVKEAYHDLAYLLHDALPQTLPSAYKSSSDSCTSYVQTVLSDGGVPQRPVVFVNRPEFVNRVREKLFRLQKEPGWVTVFGMAGSGKSVLAAEAVRHHELIEECFPGGIHWLSIGQLDKPDLMVKIQSLCFRLEQNLDSRSLHRPPNSLDEAKERLRYLTLRRYPRSLLILDDIWDSTVLKAFDIHCRILLTTRNRSLTDSVSGAKYEVEVESGLDEKKGLEILALYTNAKVQGLPEEARSIVKECKGSPLVVSLIGALLKEKPNRWRYYLNQLQQKQFKRIRKSSSYDYDALDQAMDASIEVLPDEHRELYKDLSVIEKDIKVPAKVLSVLWDLEPEEVEDILEEFVNKSLLFVDSNNKPYLYYLHDLQLDFLVEQNRTQLESLHNKVVYQYHQHYRDGPPTSGDEECLYWIRFLTHHMAKANLSQELYSLMFSLDWVSIKAQIMGPAHLINDYVEYGPILDKENSEVRSHFQEFLSLNGHQLEQRPFPDVVQLALSQPHTSEVYRQALLQAQDRASKGKLYFDWLNKSSVENLSRLVIHPHQGSIYSACFSHDGAKIASSGASKTLKVFKSTSGEKLTEIQAHDDEVLCCAFSPDDRLLATCSSDRKVKVWNVERSMLVRVFDEEHEEQVNHCQFTNTTRRPLLATCSNDKFLNVKLWNLNKPSSQNTMFGHFEPVNHCCFSPDDTYLSTSSNDGTVKLFQMSSANEWKTINVSNMFAESDEEVLVKCSTWTADGKHIICAARNAALVFDVETSDMLLEIRTNRLSTVQYCHACSTSNLLAIAFSNYAVELWDLETNKKMADCSGHLSWVQRVQFSPDGSQLLSCSDDQTVRLWETNKVHTSSAVCLKRDSDVLFYNEEIIVSAADNCNRLQVRDGRTGSTLFQSEEKSSRIRCTCMCRQPSAVALGQEDGTVQVLEVPSGKLLATLLGHTKTVLHCRFSHNGQTLITSSEDTTIRVWRWQSGECKVLQGHREQVRCFSLLSTLPVDTRLLSWSFDGTVKMWDIESGEKLQDIQAHREAILSCHVSPDGCLFATTSADKTVKLWQCESWQYVHTLNGHQDCVRSCRFSWDSRWLATGDDNGEIRLWSVKDCSLLRICSRDGKDGMDSLHGGWVTDLHFSPDNSLLVSTGGYIKWWDVEKGEALQTFFPTGTALKRIHVSADFSTFVTIDSIGILYILKRVV